In Andrena cerasifolii isolate SP2316 chromosome 11, iyAndCera1_principal, whole genome shotgun sequence, the genomic stretch CAGTTTACAAAATCCCatctgtttttaaaactttccgcTATTTTCTTCCACTCGTCCTTCGTATTCGGGAACTATGACAAACAAatacaatacaaaaataaaaaattaaattggtaGCGCGCACAGAAATGATGTTGACAGGGAAACGTCTGTGGCGTGACCTGCGCACCGCACAAGTTTCATGAACAACAGACAGACACGGACttattgtttttgaatttctttgctatttcttattttattaattttttttttgtttgaaggAAGAAGAAGTGCCCATCACAAATTATTGCCCAGATACGGCTACTAGAAAAGGTGGAAAGAAAAGGAAGCCGGAGCAAGATGCAAGTGAATTTTATCGAACGTGCACCGATGCACTGAAGGCGCCATCCACCAGCAAAGTGGATATTAGTGAATTTGAGGCCATTGGAATAAAAGTTGGCAAACAATTGCAGAGAATGGAAACAGATCAGGCAATTTATGCGAAATCAATCATAACTGCCGTTTTAAGACGGGGTctatttaaaagtttaaaccCGCACACAGACTTGTGCGACAACAATTGTAATGTAATCGCCATGGCGAACTCCAGTGGAAGCACCGCAGGATCAAATTCTTCTAATATAGAAGGAAGCTCGGGGAACTAACTTCtgataaacgattttatatattaaattatgaaTTTGTGCTAACTTGAGCGTTTAAACTGCaaggaaaaatgttaaaatgttaaaaataagtattatttaattatttataaggtaCGGAGTAATAACGTGACTaaagtggcggacgaaagaaagtttacaacttttaaaatcgcataacttctttagaattagtccaaacgacatgattttttttttaaatccacaATGCatagtttgctaagtggcgtgtttcgtcgttaaaaaaatgcaattagtcggaatagcaaaaaaaaatagtaaaagttgttttttaaagtttttttcaattataatcaattatttcccgaaatcaacgattttcgactttattctgtgatctttaagcgtttatagctccgAGCAACGTTaattgattttaatgaaattttcagcatgtatacaactgacttcaatctacaaacgggtattttgaattttacattgcagactcaaaaaaaagtttaaaaaacaacctttactattttttttttgctattccgactaattgcattttttttaaaacgacgaaacacatcACTTATCAAACTAAGCCCTCTAgattctcaaaaaaaatttatgccgtttggactaattctaaaaaagttatgcgattttaatagttgtaaactttctttcgtccgccaatGTATATGGCGTCTCTGTAGAGAAAAACTGTGCCATGTCTTGGTTCTATCATATCTATtataacatatatattttacttattcGTTTTCTTATGTAGATAGTTTATTCTAAGGTAAATTGGTGGTGGGTTATTGTAATAAACAagtgtattataataaatagaACAGACACTATGGTACACGACGCAGAGAaacttttccaacgcctctAATAAAGCATTATTGTTATTCCATGTATAcgtattattaatttgtaatcCTTACCTTTAAGAACTCTGTCCGTAGGACCTGATACAGTGCTTTGCAAGTTTCGGGAATTATCTTGGATAATGAAGGAGCTGGTATTCCCGTACTAAATTTTAAGTCTTCGTAAGAACGTCCAGTTGCCAAAAATCGTAAAGTGGCGATAAGACGTTGTTCTGCAGTGATGCTCTGCCTCATGACTGTGTCCTGTTTCGTTATTCTGTTTGCAACTAATTTCAAGAGTTCATCAAACGCTTGAGAATCCATcctcaaataatttttgtaatcatCTCGGTGATCCTCTCTCAGTTCTCGAACAAGGGTTTGATCGTTAGAATTTGCGCGGTATTGTTTTACCCAAAGGCGCTTCCTTCATCTGTCTCTTCTCCGTTCTGCTTCTGTTAGAtatacagcagcagcagcaatagCCAAGTTCCGACGGTGATTATCGTTTATCGCAAACATCACACAGTTTTTGTAACAACTGTCATACTTGGCTGCCAACATGCCGAACAGAAATTTGATTACTGCCGGAACCTCCACACACCACGCAGAACTGTGGGTAGTAATGTTCTTTTTTCAGGCACGTCACTGATTCTTCAGGTGGCTCGGTGTAACGAACACACGTAAGCCAACCCAACTTATTAATTAACAGTTAAAAGCAACAACTAAAAGCAACAATTAAAAGTAGCAATTAACAAGAACAATTAACAAGAACAATTAACAAGAATAATTAACAGTACCAATTAATGGTAACAAATAACagtaaaaatgaaataatgCGTGCGCGACATGTGAAGTCTGAAAGCCGGTTCGAGAACATGTGACCGTTTCGTAAATTTTTCGTAGGTTAAAAAGGAACGACTAGACAGAGTTAGAGatagcgaacaaaaaaaaaatagtgacaGGCCAAAAACGGGGATGAAAGGGGCAAAACAGAGAAAAACATAGACAGGCTGAAGAGAAAGCGTGGGATAAGGAAAGTGTCCTTCGGTTCGTAAACGCCTGGCCGCCAAATGTTTCTGACGATGAGCAGGCCTGTGCGAACCCTTGAAACTAGGTATGTAtgtacagggtcaacgttataagctgcaacccgcgcgcgcgcgaacttgtaaaatggcaacaccgcctcacagacgcattccactacaaccatgcgccaatacttccgccatctatgagccaatgatgaaagtgtagtttcttttaggtgccagtagagggtgcttttgactttcgtcagtgaatattaaatgtgatgtagcagacgggtaaaaaaaacggtagccattttaagagtgcgaccgcgccgatcccgttatctgcgtatgcaatggtccagcagcggtattagaccacgctgacgcgttagtggcccgggttgatgaatttggagcatttttcgcataaTTTTTGTACTACAAAAGAtaatggaatgcaatttgcgccataaAATGGAGACAAATTATCTCCTTCTAATGATagaaattttaccaaattttacggttacttaatttttcttttttcaattatttaaccataattgttgcgacaagcctttgcaaactgtttatttaaatactttatataatgcttttttttaaattcatcattctgtcatttaagtgacagcaatggattccttgtaTTCTTacgattaaatttacaaaaaaaattaaatcggactacttttaacgaaacgggctttcaatccagcaaactaattttatgcgtaatatcgttaattgagacagtgagagcaaacaacggactaacccacattcttttcgaaattgaggtagtagcaataacgtattccaacttGGAACCATATTCTTGAGCCCAGTGTGCGCCACTATGGGGTGACATACGTTAATATGATCTTTTGAAACGACGCGCCACTTT encodes the following:
- the LOC143374481 gene encoding uncharacterized protein LOC143374481; translated protein: MRISFGREYKVFVEVSGKKCIRWRPPNVPARGRKIYMCLPYGITKKMLFTLDQETPSTSVSNIDEDPGPSFLEESSEVDANNISTPNLEDAETSIIEKDPAVNETQPDDREEEVPITNYCPDTATRKGGKKRKPEQDASEFYRTCTDALKAPSTSKVDISEFEAIGIKVGKQLQRMETDQAIYAKSIITAVLRRGLFKSLNPHTDLCDNNCNVIAMANSSGSTAGSNSSNIEGSSGN